Proteins co-encoded in one Erinaceus europaeus chromosome 2, mEriEur2.1, whole genome shotgun sequence genomic window:
- the LOC103107632 gene encoding olfactory receptor 2T27-like produces the protein MAWQMNQTSEAGFLLLDLFRITQAPWTLFIVTMLVFLVALLGNTTIIILIWADPVLHSPMYFLISQLSLMDLLYISTFVPKMALDFLTEDHRISFTGCGFQLFLFMTLVAAECLLLAFMAYDRYMAICHPLRYAIFMRPLVCVRLVLISWLGALLNALIHVVYTLTLPYCASREIHHFFCEIPALLKLVCADTSGYENALFVSGVIFLLPPISAILASYGSILSTVLGIGSSQGLKKALATCSSHMIVVSLFYGAAIIKYLLPKSYHSPELDEVVSVLYTILTPMLNPLIYSLRNKDVARAFMKVLRKQGR, from the coding sequence ATGGCATGGCAGATGAACCAGACATCAGAGGCTGGTTTCTTACTCTTGGACCTGTTTCGTATCACTCAAGCTCCCTGGACCCTCTTCATAGTCACAATGCTGGTGTTCCTTGTGGCCCTGCTGGGCAACACCACAATAATCATCCTCATCTGGGCAGATCCTGTTCTCCACAGCCCTATGTATTTTCTGATCAGCCAGCTCTCCCTCATGGACCTCCTCTACATCTCCACCTTTGTGCCCAAAATGGCCCTGGATTTTCTGACTGAGGATCACCGCATCTCTTTCACTGGGTGTGGCTTCCAGCTCTTTCTCTTCATGACCCTAGTAGCAGCTGAGTGCCTGTTACTGGCTTTCATGGCTTATGACCGGTATATGGCCATCTgccacccactgcgctacgccaTCTTTATgcgtccactggtctgtgtgcgcCTGGTGCTTATATCCTGGCTAGGTGCATTGCTCAATGCTTTGATTCATGTTGTCTATACTCTAACTCTTCCTTACTGTGCCTCCAGGGAAATTCACCACTTCTTTTGTGAGATTCCAGCCTTATTAAAACTCGTTTGTGCTGATACTTCTGGGTATGAAAATGCTCTTTTTGTCAGTGGTGTGATATTCCTCCTCCCTCCTATCTCAGCCATCCTGGCCTCCTATGGGAGCATACTGTCCACTGTACTGGGCATAGGATCAAGCCAGGGACTCAAGAAAGCCTTGGCTACTTGCTCTTCCCACATGATTGTGGTGTCTTTATTTTATGGTGCTGCTATCATCAAATACCTTCTACCCAAATCTTACCATTCCCCAGAACTAGATGAAGTGGTCTCTGTCCTCTATACCATCTTAACGCCCATGCTCAACCCCTTGATCTACAGTCTGAGAAACAAAGATGTCGCTAGAGCCTTCATGAAAGTTCTCAGAAAACAAGGAAGGTGA